CAGGAGCTCCTCGGGGTTCCACCGCTCGCGATCGCCGTGGAAGACCCGATCACTCGACCCCGCGAGGTCGTGCAGCTTGCCGGTGGCGCGCACGACGTGCTGGCGTCCGTAGGCGCGGTACCCGGAGGTGCCCTCGCCCCGATCCCCCTGCCACTCCACCTCCACCGCGTAGTGGTGTTCGCCGAGCATGCCGTTCCTCCCGTCGGGCGCGCACTCCGCGGCATCCGGGCCGGGCGCGTCCTTCGATTCTGGCACCATCCGACGGGTCGGAGGCCGCCCGACGGCTGCGGCCAGAGGCGGCCTCGACGATAGGGTTGGAGCATCATGACTGACACCCAGATCCCCGCTGAGACCGCGTCCGCCCCGGTGTATTCCGTGGTGCAGGAGCGCCGCGTCGTGACCTCCATCCCGGGCCCGAGATCACAGGAACTGCACGCCCGACGCGCGAAGGTCGTGTCGGCCGGCGTGTCCTCCGCGCTCCCCGTCTACATCGAACGGGCGAACGGCGGGATCCTCGTCGACGTCGACGGCAACCAGTTCGTCGACTTCGGAGCGGGCATCGGCGTGACCACGGTGGGCCACACCGAGCAGCGTGTGGTGCAGGCCGCCGCGGACCAGCTGCAGGACGTGGTGCACACGCTCTTCACGATCACCCCCTACGAGGAGTACGTGCGCGTCGCCGAGCTCCTCGCCGAGCACACCCCCGGCAACTGGGAGAAGAAGTCGGTGCTCGTGAACTCGGGCGCCGAGGCCGTCGAGAACGGCGTGAAGATCGCCCGCAAGTTCACCGGCCGCCGCGCCGTGGCGGTGCTCGACCACGCCTACCACGGCCGCACCAACCTCACGATGGCCATGAACTACAAGGCGCACCCCTACGCGACGGGCTACGGCCCGCTCGCCGGCGACGTGTACCACGCACCCAGCTCCTACCCCTACCGCGACGGCCTCTCGGGTGCGGATGCCGCGGCTCGCACCATCACCTACCTCGAGAAGGTCATCGGCGCCACCGACCTCGCCTGCCTGGTCGTGGAGCCCATCCAGGGCGAGGGCGGCTTCATGGTCCCGGCCGAGGGCTTCCTGCCCAGGCTGCAGGCCTGGTGCACTGAGCACGGCGTCGTCATGATCGCCGACGAGATCCAGAGCGGCATGGCCCGTACCGGACGGTACTACGCCAGCGAGCACTTCGGATGGGAGCCCGACCTGGTGCTCTCCGCGAAGGGCATCGCGGGCGGACTGCCGCTCGCCGCCGTCACCGGCCGCGCCGAGATCATGGACGCCTCCCAGCCGGGCGGCCTCGGTGGCACCTTCGGCGGCAATCCGGTCGCCTGCGCCGCCGCCATCGCCGTGTTCGAGTCCATCGAGGCCAACCACCTGCTCGCCGAGGCCGAGCGCATCGGCGCGCGCCTGACGGCGGGTCTCGAGCGGCTCGCGCAGCGCTACGACGTCATCGGCGAGATCCGCGGCCTCGGCGCGATGATCGCCATCGAGCTCGTGCAACCGGGCACCGGGCAGACGACGAAGCTCCCGAATCCCGAGGCGGTCTCCGCTCTCATCGCCGACGCGGCCCAGCACGGCGTGCTGTTCCTCAGCGCGGGCACCTTCGGCAACGTGCTCCGGTTCCTGCCGAGCCTCGCCGTGAGCGATGCCCTCATCGACGACGGGCTCCGAGTGCTCGACGACGCATTCGCGGCGCTCGGATGACCCGGTGACCGGTACCTTCTCCGTCAGCGACGCCGTCGAACTCGCCGTGATCGAGCGCAGTGGTTTCATCGAGTCCAGGCACGCCGGCTCCGCCGTCGTGCTCTCCCCCGAGGGCGAGGTCCTCCGCTCCCTCGGAGACACCCGCACCCCCGTCTTCCCCAGGTCGTGCCTGAAGCCGTTCCAGGCGGTCGCCGTCATGACGTCGGGCGTGTCCCTCCGCGGAGAGGACGCGGCGATCGCGACGGCGAGCCACTCCGGCACCGCCGCCCATGTCGCGCTCGTGCGCGGCCTCCTCGGTCGCGCGTCGCTGCCCACCTCCGCGCTGGGCTGCCCGCCCGCTGTTCCGAGCGACCAGGTCGCACGCGACGAGCTCATCCGAAGCGGCGCACCGCGCGATCGCGTCTACATGAACTGCTCCGGCAAGCATGCCGCGATGCTGCTCGCCTGCGTGGCGAACGAGTGGCCGCTCGACGGCTACCTCGACCCCGAGCATCCGCTGCAGAAGCGCATCCTCGACGTGCTCGAGCGGTTCACCGGTGAGCGACCCGCGGCGACCGCGGTCGACGGCTGCGGCGCGCCCGTGCACGCCATCAGCCTGGTCGCGCTGGCGCGCGGCATCCAGAAGATCACGACGGCAGCCACCTCGTCGCCGTTCGCCCTCTACCGGGAGGCGGCCGCGCTGACCGAGGCCGCGCGCGACCACCCGTGGGCGGTCGGCGGACCCGGCCAGCCCGACACGGTGGCGATGGAACGTCTCGGCGTGTTCGCCAAGGTGGGTGCCGAGGGCGTCATGGTCATGACCGCGCCGAACGGCACGACCACGGCGCTGAAGGTGCTCGACGG
This DNA window, taken from Agromyces sp. 3263, encodes the following:
- a CDS encoding asparaginase gives rise to the protein MTGTFSVSDAVELAVIERSGFIESRHAGSAVVLSPEGEVLRSLGDTRTPVFPRSCLKPFQAVAVMTSGVSLRGEDAAIATASHSGTAAHVALVRGLLGRASLPTSALGCPPAVPSDQVARDELIRSGAPRDRVYMNCSGKHAAMLLACVANEWPLDGYLDPEHPLQKRILDVLERFTGERPAATAVDGCGAPVHAISLVALARGIQKITTAATSSPFALYREAAALTEAARDHPWAVGGPGQPDTVAMERLGVFAKVGAEGVMVMTAPNGTTTALKVLDGSSRASTIIALRLLAAAGAVDDAAVDDVQTELDLWVMGGERRVGQIRATI
- the gabT gene encoding 4-aminobutyrate--2-oxoglutarate transaminase, yielding MTDTQIPAETASAPVYSVVQERRVVTSIPGPRSQELHARRAKVVSAGVSSALPVYIERANGGILVDVDGNQFVDFGAGIGVTTVGHTEQRVVQAAADQLQDVVHTLFTITPYEEYVRVAELLAEHTPGNWEKKSVLVNSGAEAVENGVKIARKFTGRRAVAVLDHAYHGRTNLTMAMNYKAHPYATGYGPLAGDVYHAPSSYPYRDGLSGADAAARTITYLEKVIGATDLACLVVEPIQGEGGFMVPAEGFLPRLQAWCTEHGVVMIADEIQSGMARTGRYYASEHFGWEPDLVLSAKGIAGGLPLAAVTGRAEIMDASQPGGLGGTFGGNPVACAAAIAVFESIEANHLLAEAERIGARLTAGLERLAQRYDVIGEIRGLGAMIAIELVQPGTGQTTKLPNPEAVSALIADAAQHGVLFLSAGTFGNVLRFLPSLAVSDALIDDGLRVLDDAFAALG